In Rubrivirga marina, the following are encoded in one genomic region:
- the nagB gene encoding glucosamine-6-phosphate deaminase — MPTFAGLATRPHPATEPQFTRQPWRAHGVERVPVLIFDDPGGLAKQAARQVRTLIEAKQAAGDIAVLGLPTGSTPIGVYQELIRMHREEGLDFSSVVTFNLDEYVPMAPDSLQSYHRFMRENFFDHVNVPEENIHIPRGDLPEREIETHAAEYERLIQRAGGIDLMLLGIGRSGHIGFNEPGSTPDDRTRLIVLDEITRKDAASDFFEEKYVPREAITMGVGTILDAREVILIATGEHKAPIVRQAVEEEPNAQVSATYLQLHNNATFYVDRAAASELTREKTPWLVKRVEWTEDAAKRAVIWLSKETGKAILRLDASDFHRHHLHDLVHTHGVDPLCQRVFEDLRRRVVYRDKLPKKEKVVVFSPHPDDDVISMGGMLHALVQNGNDVTVAYMTNGSVAVFDQDVRRHLQFVEMSWDVLEPGGESKVKDRIAKILRDLDKKKPAQVDTEAVQKIKAFIRYTEAIAAIEVMGLGAEHARFLDMPFYKTGRVRKDPIGEADVQIVLDLLKDTGATHLFVAGDLSDPHGTHRMCYQAIDRAVRRYGDSLGGTPEADAGGDGAPAKASRRKKKAADDPRPLVWLYRGAWQEWEIDKADVFLPLSKADLELKIEAIYKHESQKDRALFPGAYDDREFWERARDRNTETARSLDALGLPECFAAEAFVTVREMP; from the coding sequence ATGCCCACGTTCGCCGGCCTCGCCACCAGGCCGCACCCCGCCACCGAGCCCCAGTTCACCCGGCAGCCCTGGCGCGCCCACGGCGTCGAGCGAGTCCCGGTCCTCATCTTCGACGACCCCGGCGGCCTCGCCAAGCAGGCCGCCCGCCAGGTCCGCACGCTCATCGAGGCCAAGCAGGCCGCCGGCGACATCGCCGTGCTCGGCCTCCCGACCGGCTCCACGCCCATCGGCGTCTACCAGGAGCTCATCCGGATGCACCGGGAGGAGGGCCTCGACTTCTCGAGCGTCGTCACGTTCAACCTGGACGAGTACGTCCCGATGGCGCCGGACAGCCTCCAGAGCTACCACCGGTTCATGCGGGAGAACTTCTTCGACCACGTCAACGTGCCGGAGGAGAACATCCACATCCCGCGCGGCGACCTGCCCGAGCGCGAGATCGAGACGCACGCCGCCGAGTACGAGCGGCTCATCCAGCGCGCCGGCGGCATCGACCTGATGCTCCTCGGCATCGGCCGGAGCGGCCACATCGGGTTCAACGAGCCCGGCTCGACGCCCGACGACCGGACGCGGCTCATCGTCCTCGACGAGATCACGCGGAAGGACGCGGCCTCGGACTTCTTCGAGGAGAAGTACGTCCCCCGGGAGGCCATCACGATGGGCGTCGGGACGATCCTCGACGCCCGCGAGGTCATCCTCATCGCGACCGGCGAGCACAAGGCGCCGATCGTGCGCCAGGCCGTCGAGGAGGAGCCCAACGCCCAGGTCTCGGCGACCTACCTCCAACTCCACAACAACGCGACGTTCTACGTCGACCGCGCCGCGGCCTCGGAGCTCACACGCGAGAAGACGCCCTGGCTCGTCAAGCGTGTCGAGTGGACCGAGGACGCGGCCAAGCGGGCCGTCATCTGGCTGTCGAAGGAGACCGGCAAGGCCATCCTCCGCCTCGACGCCAGCGACTTCCACCGGCACCACCTCCACGACCTCGTCCACACCCACGGCGTCGACCCCCTCTGCCAGCGCGTCTTCGAGGACCTCCGCCGGCGCGTCGTCTACCGCGACAAGCTGCCGAAGAAGGAGAAGGTCGTCGTGTTCAGCCCGCACCCCGACGACGACGTGATCTCGATGGGCGGGATGCTCCACGCCCTCGTCCAGAACGGGAACGACGTGACCGTCGCCTACATGACGAACGGGTCCGTCGCCGTGTTCGACCAGGACGTCAGGCGGCACCTCCAGTTCGTCGAGATGTCGTGGGACGTCCTCGAGCCCGGCGGCGAGAGCAAGGTCAAGGACCGGATCGCGAAGATCCTCCGCGACCTCGACAAAAAGAAGCCGGCGCAGGTCGACACGGAGGCCGTCCAAAAGATCAAGGCCTTCATCCGCTACACCGAGGCCATCGCGGCGATCGAGGTCATGGGGCTCGGCGCCGAGCACGCCCGGTTCCTCGACATGCCGTTCTACAAGACCGGCCGCGTCCGGAAGGACCCCATCGGCGAGGCCGACGTCCAGATCGTGCTCGACCTCTTGAAGGACACGGGCGCGACGCACCTGTTCGTGGCCGGCGACCTCTCGGACCCCCACGGGACGCACCGGATGTGCTACCAGGCCATCGACCGGGCCGTCCGGCGCTACGGCGACAGCCTCGGCGGCACTCCCGAGGCGGACGCGGGCGGCGACGGGGCCCCGGCCAAGGCCTCCCGCCGCAAGAAGAAGGCGGCCGACGACCCCCGCCCGCTCGTGTGGCTCTACCGCGGGGCCTGGCAGGAGTGGGAGATCGACAAGGCCGACGTGTTCCTCCCCCTTTCGAAGGCCGACCTCGAGCTCAAGATCGAGGCCATCTACAAGCACGAGTCGCAGAAGGACCGGGCCCTCTTCCCCGGCGCCTACGACGACCGCGAGTTCTGGGAGCGCGCCCGCGACCGGAACACCGAGACGGCCCGGTCGCTCGACGCGCTCGGCCTGCCGGAGTGCTTCGCGGCCGAGGCCTTCGTGACCGTGAGAGAGATGCCCTAA
- a CDS encoding carboxypeptidase regulatory-like domain-containing protein, giving the protein MSLATAHRALRVPLLVLLAVWLGSPLAAAQAAGKISGRVVDGDGQPVPGASVLVLETTRGATTDVDGYYTILNVQAGTYTVQFSFIGFATQRTEGVDVNIDQTTTVDATLQPETAEIDEVVVRAVRPPVEVDVSNSRANIGSEEIESLPVASVESAVELQAGVQDGLAIRGSGADEVAFQVNGLTLRDGRNNAPFTNISLSSIEEVQIQTGGFNAEYGNVRSGVVNVVTKEGDPRRYEVDARTRISPPAQKNFGMAANDPMAYWVRPFTDPDVAFVGTEAGDWDAATRSQYPTFEGWNSVSAGLLSDANPANDMTPQALQDAFLWQHRKSFEITEPDYEVDLGFGGPVPGGQRLGNLRFYGSFRREEDMYLFPLHTDRYAEQSGHLKLTSDVAPGMKLSVEGRIGTQDGTASTRTGAVATGYSSIFRSPEGIASNLTAVSYIDSRTFSGDYWGPTQTTYDQVGFNFSHALSATSVYQVRFNRFESRYDTNPGALRDSTILVEFGGVGFTEAPFGWQPFPSEGVDGMRMGVGMSNARDSSRVTVYNVQADYTNQLTRFAEVKTGLEYNLTRSRVNYASVDLYLPSSNARTLWDETPIRAAGYAQTKLELDGMIANLGLRLDYFTAGGNWYDYNLFDPVLAGVPLSEDGTPDAALDTLLATSPARSIVTLSPRLGVSFPVTRLSKLYFNYGHFRSLPDSDRLYVIRAFSVGGQISQLADPNNPLPRTIAYELGYEQSFGGSYSARIAGYYKDVALEPRLVEYHSRDGTVNYNRSEPNSYADIRGVEVTLQKTRGQFVRGFVNYTYDVRQTGYFGFLDIYENSTTQREQEESDALRRSASSRPVPRPFARANLDLFTPDDFGPSVGGLFPLGGWRTSLLARWQDGGRYTWGDNGVAAPGVANNVAIRDRWSFDLRFQRAFQVAGREVSFFADVYNALNRREMALFYGSVDGNDRNAYLASLHFPESPDYSNIPGDDVVGTYRPDDVAYQPMVPVQTRGSLSSPDPGTIYYERDTQSYLVYRDGAWGPADAARVDEVLETKAYIDMPNQSYLNFLNPRDIFFGIRVSL; this is encoded by the coding sequence ATGTCCCTTGCCACCGCGCACCGCGCGCTCCGCGTCCCCCTCCTCGTCCTCCTCGCCGTCTGGCTCGGGTCCCCGCTCGCGGCGGCCCAGGCGGCCGGCAAGATCTCTGGCCGCGTCGTCGACGGCGACGGCCAGCCCGTCCCCGGCGCCTCGGTCCTCGTGCTCGAGACCACGCGCGGCGCGACGACCGACGTCGACGGGTACTACACGATCCTCAACGTCCAGGCCGGGACCTACACGGTCCAGTTCAGCTTCATCGGGTTCGCCACGCAGCGGACCGAGGGCGTCGACGTGAACATCGACCAGACGACGACGGTCGATGCCACGCTCCAGCCCGAGACGGCCGAGATCGACGAGGTCGTCGTGCGGGCGGTCCGCCCGCCCGTCGAGGTCGACGTGTCGAACAGCCGGGCCAACATCGGGTCCGAGGAGATCGAGTCGCTCCCGGTCGCGTCCGTCGAGAGCGCCGTCGAGCTCCAGGCCGGCGTCCAAGACGGTCTCGCGATTCGCGGCTCCGGGGCCGACGAGGTCGCCTTCCAGGTCAACGGGCTCACGCTCCGCGACGGCCGCAACAACGCGCCGTTCACCAACATCAGCCTCTCGTCGATCGAGGAGGTCCAGATCCAGACCGGCGGGTTCAACGCCGAGTACGGGAACGTCCGCTCGGGCGTCGTGAACGTCGTCACCAAGGAGGGCGACCCGCGTCGCTACGAGGTCGACGCCCGGACCCGGATCAGCCCGCCGGCGCAGAAGAACTTCGGGATGGCGGCCAACGACCCGATGGCCTACTGGGTCCGGCCGTTCACCGACCCCGACGTGGCCTTCGTGGGCACCGAGGCGGGCGACTGGGACGCGGCGACGCGCTCGCAGTACCCCACGTTCGAGGGCTGGAACTCGGTCTCGGCCGGCCTCCTCTCGGACGCGAACCCGGCCAACGACATGACCCCGCAGGCGCTCCAGGACGCGTTCCTGTGGCAGCACCGGAAGTCGTTCGAGATCACGGAGCCCGACTACGAGGTCGACCTCGGCTTCGGCGGCCCGGTCCCGGGCGGCCAGCGGCTGGGCAACCTCCGCTTCTATGGGTCCTTCCGCCGGGAGGAGGACATGTACCTCTTCCCGCTCCACACCGACCGCTACGCCGAGCAGTCGGGCCACCTCAAGCTGACGAGCGACGTCGCGCCCGGCATGAAGCTGAGCGTCGAGGGCCGGATTGGGACGCAGGACGGGACGGCCTCGACGCGCACGGGCGCCGTCGCGACCGGGTACTCCAGCATCTTCCGCTCGCCCGAGGGCATCGCCTCGAACCTCACGGCCGTCAGCTACATCGACAGCCGGACCTTCTCGGGCGACTACTGGGGCCCGACGCAGACGACCTACGACCAAGTCGGCTTCAACTTCTCGCACGCGCTCTCGGCCACGTCGGTCTACCAGGTCCGGTTCAACCGGTTCGAGAGCCGCTACGACACGAACCCAGGCGCGCTCCGCGACTCGACGATCCTCGTCGAGTTCGGCGGCGTCGGGTTCACGGAGGCCCCGTTCGGCTGGCAGCCGTTCCCCTCGGAGGGCGTCGACGGGATGCGGATGGGCGTCGGGATGTCGAACGCCCGCGACTCCTCGCGCGTGACGGTCTACAACGTCCAGGCCGACTACACGAACCAGCTCACGCGGTTCGCCGAGGTCAAGACGGGGCTCGAGTACAACCTGACGCGGAGCCGCGTCAACTACGCCTCGGTCGACCTCTACCTCCCGAGCTCGAACGCGCGGACGCTGTGGGACGAGACCCCGATCCGCGCGGCCGGCTACGCCCAGACGAAGCTCGAGCTCGACGGGATGATCGCCAACCTCGGCCTCCGGCTCGACTACTTCACGGCCGGCGGCAACTGGTACGACTACAACCTCTTCGACCCCGTCCTGGCCGGCGTGCCGCTCAGTGAGGACGGGACGCCCGACGCCGCGCTCGACACGCTCCTCGCGACGTCACCCGCGCGGAGCATCGTGACGCTGAGCCCCCGTCTCGGCGTGTCGTTCCCGGTCACGCGCCTGAGCAAGCTGTACTTCAACTACGGCCACTTCCGGTCGCTCCCCGACTCGGACCGGCTCTACGTCATCCGGGCGTTCTCCGTCGGCGGCCAGATCTCGCAGCTGGCCGACCCGAACAACCCGCTCCCGCGGACGATCGCGTACGAGCTCGGCTACGAGCAGTCGTTCGGCGGGTCGTACTCCGCCCGAATCGCGGGCTACTACAAGGACGTCGCGCTCGAGCCCCGGCTCGTGGAGTACCACAGCCGCGACGGCACGGTCAACTACAACCGGTCGGAGCCGAACAGCTACGCGGACATCCGTGGCGTCGAGGTCACGCTCCAGAAGACGCGCGGCCAGTTCGTCCGTGGGTTCGTCAACTACACCTACGACGTCCGCCAGACGGGCTACTTCGGGTTCCTCGACATCTACGAGAACTCGACAACGCAGCGGGAGCAGGAGGAGAGCGACGCGCTCCGCCGGTCCGCCTCGTCGCGGCCGGTCCCGCGGCCGTTCGCCCGGGCCAACCTCGACCTCTTCACGCCGGACGACTTCGGCCCCAGCGTCGGCGGGCTGTTCCCGCTCGGCGGCTGGCGGACGTCGCTGCTCGCGCGCTGGCAAGACGGCGGGCGGTACACCTGGGGCGACAACGGCGTCGCCGCGCCGGGCGTCGCCAACAACGTCGCCATCCGCGACCGGTGGTCGTTCGATCTCCGGTTCCAGCGGGCGTTCCAGGTCGCCGGCCGCGAGGTCTCGTTCTTCGCCGACGTCTACAACGCGCTGAACCGCCGCGAGATGGCCCTCTTCTACGGGTCCGTCGACGGGAACGACCGGAACGCCTACCTCGCCAGCCTCCACTTCCCGGAGAGCCCGGACTACTCGAACATCCCGGGCGATGACGTGGTCGGCACCTACCGGCCCGACGACGTGGCCTACCAGCCGATGGTCCCGGTCCAGACGCGCGGTTCGCTGTCGAGCCCGGACCCCGGGACGATCTACTACGAGCGGGACACCCAGAGCTACCTCGTCTACCGCGACGGGGCCTGGGGCCCGGCCGACGCCGCTCGCGTCGATGAGGTGCTCGAGACGAAGGCGTACATCGACATGCCGAACCAGAGCTACCTCAACTTCCTCAACCCGCGCGACATCTTCTTCGGCATCCGCGTGAGCCTCTAA